A window of the Streptomyces finlayi genome harbors these coding sequences:
- a CDS encoding DUF3558 domain-containing protein has protein sequence MHRSAPRLSRILACAAVPLMLVVTGCSSDDGKKDADASASASAKPTVPTVEPAKFTQLPDPCKALAKKTISSLVPKAKVKGGTPGKSSDVQARAGCSWNGLDDNGVKGSQYRWLDVGYTRFASDPSLGSGAARATEDYTKQVAKAQATEDAKKLETTALDGVGEQATAITYDLTKTSEDFEYATVVARTGNVVVTLTYNGAGYAGAKSPSASDILKGAEKAAKEAVAAVATANAADDVDSAGTKVPSKGKSSTAPDTTSSKAPSKSTAKPRT, from the coding sequence ATGCACCGATCAGCTCCGCGCCTGTCCCGCATACTCGCCTGCGCCGCCGTCCCGCTGATGCTCGTCGTCACCGGCTGCTCGTCGGACGACGGCAAGAAGGACGCGGACGCGTCCGCCTCGGCGAGCGCGAAGCCGACGGTGCCGACGGTCGAGCCGGCGAAGTTCACCCAGCTTCCCGACCCCTGCAAGGCGCTCGCGAAGAAGACGATCTCGTCCCTGGTCCCCAAGGCCAAGGTCAAGGGCGGCACACCGGGCAAGTCCAGCGACGTCCAGGCCCGCGCCGGCTGTTCCTGGAACGGCCTGGACGACAACGGCGTCAAGGGCTCCCAGTACCGCTGGCTCGACGTCGGCTACACCCGCTTCGCCTCGGACCCGTCCCTCGGAAGTGGCGCCGCGCGCGCCACCGAGGACTACACCAAGCAGGTCGCCAAGGCCCAGGCCACCGAGGACGCGAAGAAGCTCGAGACGACGGCCCTCGACGGCGTCGGCGAGCAGGCGACCGCCATCACGTACGACCTCACCAAGACGAGTGAGGACTTCGAGTACGCGACGGTCGTCGCCCGCACGGGGAACGTCGTCGTCACCCTGACCTACAACGGTGCCGGGTACGCGGGCGCCAAGTCGCCGTCCGCCTCCGACATCCTGAAGGGTGCCGAGAAGGCGGCGAAGGAAGCGGTCGCCGCGGTCGCCACCGCCAACGCGGCCGACGACGTGGACTCCGCCGGCACCAAGGTGCCCTCGAAGGGCAAGTCCTCGACAGCGCCGGACACCACCTCGTCCAAGGCGCCTTCCAAGTCGACCGCCAAGCCCAGGACCTAG
- a CDS encoding DUF3558 domain-containing protein → MAYAPGVALLAVLVAGCSAGSDGTADDPDSKPGSPTVSAAPPGRYRTLPEPCRAVPLSTLKDLLPGAAELPVDQQEKVYEGTAAVTYDTDRKVGCRWKADSPDMSRNLVIDFERVVSYDPAVSDDYRAGEVYTKKETAADLPVASTPDGQKETSPGATPTTPSAGNGTGAGGPTGASGATADALQPRILDNLGDAAFLDDVLTRAGSTAQHRTVSVVFRTSNVIVTVRYSEQPALVTKVPDSKELQEKARALARKLADTLSE, encoded by the coding sequence ATGGCGTATGCACCCGGCGTCGCACTGCTCGCAGTGCTCGTCGCCGGCTGCAGCGCGGGCTCGGACGGCACTGCCGACGACCCCGACAGCAAGCCGGGCAGCCCGACGGTCTCGGCCGCCCCGCCCGGCAGGTACCGGACACTGCCCGAGCCCTGCCGCGCGGTTCCTCTGTCCACCCTGAAGGACCTGCTGCCGGGCGCCGCCGAACTGCCCGTGGACCAGCAGGAGAAGGTGTACGAAGGCACGGCCGCCGTCACCTACGACACCGACCGCAAGGTCGGCTGCCGCTGGAAGGCCGACTCCCCGGACATGTCCCGGAACCTCGTCATCGACTTCGAGCGCGTCGTGTCGTACGACCCGGCGGTGAGCGACGACTACCGGGCCGGCGAGGTCTATACGAAGAAGGAGACCGCCGCCGATCTGCCCGTCGCCTCCACCCCCGACGGGCAGAAGGAGACGAGCCCGGGCGCGACGCCCACGACCCCGTCGGCCGGCAACGGCACCGGCGCCGGCGGCCCCACGGGCGCCTCCGGCGCCACCGCCGACGCGCTCCAGCCGCGCATCCTGGACAACCTGGGCGATGCGGCGTTTCTGGACGATGTACTCACACGGGCAGGTTCCACCGCCCAGCACCGCACGGTGAGCGTGGTATTCCGCACATCGAACGTCATCGTGACCGTCCGGTACAGCGAGCAGCCGGCCCTCGTCACCAAGGTCCCCGACAGCAAGGAACTGCAGGAAAAGGCCCGGGCACTGGCCCGGAAGCTGGCCGACACACTCAGCGAGTAG
- a CDS encoding RtcB family protein produces MSYVEVPGQQVPIRMWADPASVEDGAMQQLRNVATLPWIKGLAVMPDVHYGKGATVGSVIAMHGAVCPAAVGVDIGCGMSAVKTSLTANDLPGDLSRLRSKIEQAIPVGRGMHDEIVEPGKLHGFPTAGWDDFWGRFDGIADAVKFRQERATKQMGTLGSGNHFCEICIDTDGSVWLMLHSGSRNIGKELADHHIGIAQSLPHNQGLIDRDLAVFISETPQMAAYRNDLFWAQEYAKFNRAIMMGLLKDVVRKEFKKAKVAFEQEISCHHNYVAEERYEGLDLLVTRKGAIRAGSGEYGIIPGSMGTGSYIVKGLGSEKSFNSASHGAGRRMSRNAAKKRFTTQDLEQQTRGVECRKDSGVVDEIPAAYKPIEQVIEQQTDLVAVVAKLKQVICVKG; encoded by the coding sequence ATGTCGTATGTAGAGGTGCCGGGTCAGCAGGTTCCGATTCGGATGTGGGCCGATCCGGCCTCGGTCGAGGACGGGGCGATGCAGCAGCTGCGCAACGTGGCGACGCTGCCGTGGATCAAGGGCCTCGCCGTCATGCCGGACGTTCATTACGGCAAGGGCGCGACCGTCGGTTCGGTGATCGCCATGCACGGTGCGGTCTGTCCGGCGGCGGTGGGTGTGGACATCGGCTGCGGAATGTCGGCGGTGAAGACGTCCCTGACAGCCAACGACCTGCCGGGGGATCTGTCGCGGCTGCGCTCGAAGATCGAGCAGGCCATTCCGGTGGGCCGGGGGATGCACGACGAGATCGTCGAGCCGGGGAAGCTGCACGGCTTCCCGACGGCCGGCTGGGACGATTTCTGGGGGCGGTTCGACGGGATCGCCGATGCGGTCAAGTTCCGTCAGGAACGTGCCACGAAGCAGATGGGGACGCTCGGAAGCGGAAACCACTTCTGTGAGATCTGCATCGATACGGACGGCTCCGTGTGGCTCATGCTCCACTCCGGTTCGCGGAACATCGGCAAGGAGCTGGCTGATCACCACATCGGTATCGCGCAGAGCCTGCCGCACAACCAGGGTCTGATCGACCGCGACCTCGCGGTCTTCATCTCCGAGACCCCGCAGATGGCGGCGTACCGGAACGATCTGTTCTGGGCGCAGGAGTACGCGAAGTTCAACCGCGCGATCATGATGGGGCTCCTGAAGGACGTCGTCCGCAAGGAGTTCAAGAAGGCCAAGGTCGCCTTCGAGCAGGAGATCAGCTGCCACCACAACTACGTGGCGGAGGAGCGGTACGAGGGCCTGGACCTGCTCGTCACCCGTAAGGGAGCGATCCGCGCCGGGTCGGGGGAGTACGGGATCATCCCGGGGTCCATGGGGACGGGCTCGTACATCGTGAAGGGCCTAGGGAGCGAGAAGTCGTTCAACTCCGCCTCGCACGGTGCCGGCCGCCGGATGAGCCGTAACGCGGCGAAGAAGCGGTTCACGACGCAGGACCTGGAGCAGCAGACGCGGGGTGTGGAGTGCCGCAAGGACTCCGGTGTGGTGGACGAGATCCCGGCCGCGTACAAGCCGATCGAGCAGGTCATCGAGCAGCAGACCGATCTGGTCGCGGTCGTCGCGAAGCTGAAGCAGGTCATCTGTGTGAAGGGGTGA
- a CDS encoding SDR family NAD(P)-dependent oxidoreductase, whose product MAATPIAVITGASSGIGAATARQLAAAGYRVVLTARRKDRIEALAAEITEAGHEATAYALDVTDRTAVDEFATAFRSLAVLVNNAGGALGADPVATGDPADWRQMYETNVIGTLNVTQALLPALTASGDGTIVILSSTAALSSYEGGGGYVAAKHGEHVLAETLRLEIVGTPVRVIEVAPGMVKTEEFATTRFRGDTEKAAKVYAGVDAPLTASDVADTITWAVTRPSHVNIDLLVVRPRAQASNSKVHRTP is encoded by the coding sequence ATGGCCGCCACCCCCATCGCCGTCATCACCGGCGCGAGCAGCGGTATCGGCGCCGCGACCGCCAGGCAGCTCGCAGCCGCCGGCTACCGCGTCGTGCTCACCGCCCGCCGCAAGGACCGCATCGAAGCGCTCGCCGCCGAGATCACCGAAGCGGGCCACGAAGCGACGGCGTACGCCCTCGACGTCACCGACCGCACAGCGGTCGACGAGTTCGCCACGGCCTTCCGCTCCCTCGCGGTCCTCGTCAACAACGCGGGCGGCGCACTGGGCGCCGACCCCGTCGCCACCGGCGACCCCGCGGACTGGCGCCAGATGTACGAGACGAACGTCATCGGCACCCTCAACGTGACCCAGGCCCTGCTGCCCGCCCTCACCGCGAGCGGCGACGGCACGATCGTCATCCTCTCCTCCACCGCGGCACTCTCCTCCTACGAGGGCGGCGGCGGCTACGTCGCGGCCAAGCACGGAGAGCACGTCCTCGCCGAGACCCTCCGCCTGGAGATCGTCGGCACCCCGGTCCGCGTCATCGAGGTCGCCCCCGGCATGGTGAAGACCGAGGAGTTCGCGACCACCCGGTTCCGCGGCGACACGGAGAAGGCCGCCAAGGTGTACGCGGGCGTCGACGCCCCCCTCACCGCCTCCGACGTGGCCGACACGATCACCTGGGCCGTCACCCGCCCCAGCCACGTCAACATCGACCTCCTGGTCGTCCGCCCCCGCGCCCAGGCATCCAACTCCAAGGTCCACCGCACCCCGTGA
- a CDS encoding YnfA family protein, giving the protein MLVARSIALFAVAALFEIGGAWLVWQGVRGSDTHGGRGWVWIGAGVIALGLYGFVATLQPDGEFGRILAAYGGVFVAGSLAWGMVADGYRPDRWDVIGALVCLAGMALIMYAPRGR; this is encoded by the coding sequence ATGCTCGTCGCGCGCTCCATCGCCCTCTTCGCCGTCGCCGCCCTCTTCGAGATCGGCGGAGCCTGGCTCGTCTGGCAGGGCGTCCGGGGCAGCGACACGCACGGCGGACGGGGGTGGGTCTGGATCGGCGCCGGTGTCATCGCCCTCGGTCTCTACGGATTCGTGGCGACGCTCCAGCCGGACGGCGAGTTCGGCCGCATCCTCGCCGCGTACGGCGGCGTGTTCGTCGCCGGCTCCCTCGCCTGGGGCATGGTCGCCGACGGATACCGCCCCGACCGGTGGGACGTGATCGGCGCGCTGGTCTGCCTGGCCGGGATGGCCTTGATCATGTACGCACCCCGCGGCCGGTAG
- a CDS encoding Mut7-C RNAse domain-containing protein gives MNGPEIDLEVAPELRLFVAHDRRAGRTSVTTDGSSTLGHVVESLGVPLTEAGQLVVDGRPVPVSHIPSAGELVEVRPVERPQRVPGAPLRFLLDVHLGTLARRLRLLGVDAAYESEDIGDAALATLSAKEQRVLLSRDRGLLRRREIWAGAYIYSDRPEAQLRDVLGRFAPVLAPWTRCTACNGKLADADKSSVSAQLEQGTRQSYDVFAQCTECGRAYWRGAHHAHLETIVADAVREFGGLSTEAPTAQA, from the coding sequence GTGAACGGACCGGAGATCGATCTCGAAGTCGCCCCTGAGCTGCGACTCTTCGTCGCGCACGACCGCCGGGCCGGACGCACGAGCGTCACCACCGACGGTTCGTCGACGCTCGGCCACGTCGTGGAGTCCCTCGGGGTCCCGCTCACCGAGGCCGGACAACTGGTCGTGGACGGCCGCCCCGTGCCCGTGTCGCACATCCCCAGCGCGGGCGAACTGGTCGAGGTGCGCCCCGTCGAACGCCCCCAGCGCGTACCCGGCGCCCCGCTGCGCTTCCTCCTCGACGTCCACCTCGGCACGCTCGCCCGGCGCCTGCGGCTGCTGGGCGTCGACGCCGCGTACGAGAGCGAGGACATCGGTGACGCGGCACTGGCCACCCTTTCGGCCAAGGAGCAGCGGGTGCTGCTCTCCCGGGACCGGGGGCTGCTGCGGCGTCGGGAGATCTGGGCGGGCGCGTACATCTACAGCGACCGTCCGGAGGCACAGCTCCGCGACGTACTGGGGCGCTTCGCCCCGGTCCTCGCGCCGTGGACGCGGTGCACCGCCTGCAACGGGAAGCTGGCGGATGCCGACAAGAGCTCGGTGAGCGCCCAGCTGGAACAGGGCACGCGACAGTCCTACGACGTGTTCGCCCAGTGCACGGAGTGCGGCCGGGCGTACTGGCGGGGAGCCCACCACGCACACCTGGAAACCATCGTCGCGGACGCCGTCCGCGAGTTCGGCGGACTGAGCACCGAGGCCCCGACCGCCCAGGCATAA
- a CDS encoding helix-turn-helix domain-containing protein, translated as MAAPRPDTRGIVEASDLFTHVRFRRREPAPALRPYLEHYWLIDWDLTQPFVSHVVPHPSVNLVFQRFESGDEGERAGFAEVSGLGLGLFAQKLEGRGRVCGVQFRPGGFRPFAPGRPVSQWTGLRLPADEVLSAPPSPAAVLDPEDEDARIAALDRCLLSLGPHPDPGADRAMAVAERVRADRSLLRVGQLARAEGLSVRSLQRLFSTYVGVGPKWVILRYRIHEALERAESDPKTDWAALAADLGYSDQAHLVRDFTATVGAPPTAFAPR; from the coding sequence ATGGCCGCACCTCGACCCGATACCCGGGGCATCGTCGAAGCCTCCGACCTGTTCACGCACGTACGCTTCCGCCGCCGGGAGCCCGCCCCCGCTCTGCGGCCCTATCTGGAGCACTACTGGCTGATCGACTGGGACCTGACCCAGCCGTTCGTGTCGCACGTGGTGCCCCACCCCTCGGTGAACCTCGTCTTCCAGCGGTTCGAGAGCGGCGACGAGGGGGAACGGGCCGGTTTCGCGGAGGTCTCGGGCCTCGGCCTCGGTCTCTTCGCCCAGAAACTGGAAGGGCGGGGGCGTGTCTGCGGCGTCCAGTTCCGGCCCGGCGGATTCCGCCCGTTCGCCCCGGGGCGGCCCGTCTCGCAGTGGACAGGCCTGCGGCTTCCCGCAGACGAGGTGCTGTCCGCGCCACCGTCTCCGGCAGCCGTACTGGACCCGGAGGACGAGGACGCCCGGATCGCCGCACTCGACCGCTGTCTGCTGTCGCTCGGCCCCCACCCCGATCCCGGGGCCGACCGGGCCATGGCCGTGGCCGAACGCGTGCGTGCTGACCGCTCACTGCTCCGGGTAGGACAACTGGCCCGCGCCGAGGGCCTGTCCGTTCGCTCGCTTCAGCGGCTCTTCTCGACGTACGTGGGGGTCGGCCCCAAGTGGGTCATCCTCCGCTACCGCATCCACGAAGCCCTGGAACGCGCCGAGTCGGACCCGAAGACCGACTGGGCGGCCCTGGCCGCGGACCTCGGCTACAGCGACCAGGCACACCTGGTCAGGGATTTCACCGCGACGGTGGGCGCACCTCCGACGGCCTTCGCCCCGCGCTGA
- a CDS encoding TIGR03086 family metal-binding protein, protein MQKMSELLAAARAQALPVVAGIDDERLGDPTPCSEYDVRALLNHLFHVVVNFQALAAKQPTDFGLTPDVVTGDWRGAFARETGQLVTAWDASGAEDGVAGAMGLPARTVGLMVLGDLTVHAWDLARATGQDFLPAGAAVDEAGPAFAALAPQAREGKMFGEPVPVPAGASAFEQLLALTGRDPGWRPPRV, encoded by the coding sequence ATGCAGAAGATGAGCGAATTGCTGGCAGCCGCCCGCGCACAGGCCCTTCCTGTGGTGGCGGGCATCGATGACGAACGGCTGGGGGACCCCACGCCGTGCAGCGAGTACGACGTCCGCGCCCTGCTCAACCATCTCTTCCACGTGGTCGTCAACTTTCAGGCGCTGGCCGCCAAGCAGCCGACGGACTTCGGCCTGACGCCCGATGTCGTGACGGGCGACTGGCGCGGCGCGTTCGCGCGGGAGACGGGGCAGCTGGTGACGGCATGGGACGCGTCCGGTGCCGAGGACGGCGTCGCGGGCGCGATGGGGCTGCCCGCCAGGACCGTGGGACTCATGGTGCTGGGGGATCTGACCGTGCACGCCTGGGACCTGGCGCGGGCGACGGGCCAGGACTTCCTGCCTGCCGGGGCGGCGGTGGACGAGGCGGGTCCCGCGTTCGCGGCGCTGGCACCGCAGGCCCGGGAGGGCAAGATGTTCGGCGAGCCGGTCCCCGTACCGGCCGGAGCTAGCGCCTTCGAGCAGCTGCTGGCGCTGACCGGCCGTGATCCCGGCTGGCGTCCGCCCCGGGTGTGA
- a CDS encoding ArsR/SmtB family transcription factor encodes MSNAKALPLLESPAAPCCPPLSERPLTAEESVRTATMFKALGDPVRLRLFSMVASHEGGEACVCDISDVGVSQPTVSHHLKKLKDAGLLTSERRGTWVYYRVEPSVVAAMGQLLTARD; translated from the coding sequence ATGTCGAATGCGAAGGCGTTGCCCCTGCTGGAGTCCCCCGCCGCTCCCTGTTGCCCGCCACTCTCCGAGCGCCCGCTGACGGCCGAGGAGTCCGTCCGTACGGCCACGATGTTCAAGGCGCTCGGCGATCCGGTACGGCTTCGGCTCTTCTCGATGGTCGCGTCCCACGAGGGCGGCGAGGCGTGCGTGTGCGACATCTCCGACGTCGGGGTCTCCCAGCCGACCGTCTCCCACCACCTCAAGAAGCTCAAGGACGCGGGCCTGCTGACCTCCGAACGCCGCGGCACCTGGGTCTACTACCGGGTCGAACCCTCCGTCGTCGCGGCCATGGGGCAGTTGCTCACTGCGCGCGACTGA